GGCTACCAGGTGATTGACGTCAAGGTGGAGATCACGGACGGCTCCTTCCACGAGGTGGACTCGAATGAACTGGCCTTCAAGATGGCCGGCATTTTTGCGCTCAAGGATGCCTTCGGGAAGGCGGGTCCGGTCCTGCTGGAGCCGATCATGAAAGTGGAGGTCACCACGCCCGATGAATACCAGGGCGACATCCTCGGCGACGTGAACCGCCGCCGCGGGGTCATCCAGGGTGTGGATGCCAAGGCGGGCCAGACCATCGTCACCGCGAACGTGCCGCTCAAGGAGATGTTCGGCTATGCGACGGCGATCCGGTCGTTGTCCAAGGGCCGGGCCTCCTACTCCATGGAGCCCGCCGCCTTCGAGGAGGTGCCGTCCAGCGTCCTCGCCGAGATCCTCGACGCCGCCAAGAAACGTCCCGCCGCGCGCAGCTAGTTTTCGGTCCCATCAATTCAACCTGTTCTTTGTATGTCTGGACAACGCATCCGCATCCGCCTCAAGGCGTACGACCACCGGGTGATTGACGCCTCGGCGAGTGAAATCGTCGAAACCGTCAAGCGCTCCGGTGCCCGTGTGGCCGGTCCCATCCCGCTTCCGACCCACATTGAGCGGGTGACGCTCCACCGCTCGCCGCACGCGGACAAAAAGTCCATGGAGTCCTTCGAGCAGCGGACGCACAAGCGGTTGATTGACATCCTGGACCCCACTGCAAAGACCGTGGATGAGTTGAAGAAGCTCAACCTGCCGGCCGGGGTGGACATTCAGATCAAAATCTAACCCGAATCCCCCCATGCCACTCGGACTCATTGGAAAGAAACTCGGGCACACCCGCGTGTACAACGTGGACGGGGTCGCCACCCCGGTCACGGTGGTGCAGGTCGGGCCCAACCTGGTGCTTCAGGTGAAAAAGAAGGACGGCCGCGACGGGTACGCGGCGGTGCAACTCGGATTTGATGCGCAGAAGGAGTCCCGGCTTCCCAAGCCCCTCCTCGGGCACATCCGCAAACAGAATGGTGGTCCGGTGAAACGCATCCGCGAATTCCGGGATTTCTCCCGGGAGGTGAAGCCGGGAGACCTGCTCGGCGCCGACCTGTTCGAGGTCGGGCAGTTTGTGGACTGCATTGGCACCACGAAAGGGCGCGGATTTGAGGGCGTCGTGGGCCGCTGGGGTTTTGCAGGCGGCGATATGACCCACGGGGCGAAGGGCTGGCACCGCCGCTCGGGCGCGATCGGCTGCCGTCTCTTTCCGGGACACGTCAACAAGGGGCTCAAGATGCCCGGCCACATGGGCCAGGTCCGCCGGACAGCGCAGAACCTGGAGATTGTCCAGGTCCGCAAGGAGGACAATGTCCTGTTGATCCGCGGCTCCTTCCCGGGCAGCGAGGGCGACTATTGCATCATCCGCGAGGCCAAGAAAATCCCCGTCGGTTCCCCGCGGCTGAAGGCGATCCACGAACATCGTGAAAAGGCGCGCGCCGCCGCCATCGCCGCCGCCCAGAAAAAGGCCGATGACAAAAAGGCGGCAGGCAAGAAGAAGAAGTAGCCCGGAGTCCAATCCATGAAACTCTCGATCCAAAACATTCAGGGAAATCCGTCCGGGGAGCTGGACGTGTCGTTCCCGGTCATCGAAGACGGCCGGGGCACCCAGGCGGTTCACGACACCGTGGTCGCCCACCAGGCGGCCCAGCGCAGCGGCACCGCCTGCACCAAGACCATGGGTGAAGTGCGCGGCACCGGGAAGAAGCCGTGGCGCCAGAAGGGGACCGGACGTGCCCGCGCCGGCTCTTTTGCCTCGCCGCTCTGGCGGGGTGGTGGCGTCGTCTTCGGACCCAAACCCCGGGACTACGACAAGAAGGTGAATCGCAAGGTCCGCCAGTTGGCCCTGCGGAAGGCCCTGAGCGAGCGGCTCAAGGGCGGGGATGTCCTGATCCTGGACGATCTGAAACTGACCGCCCCGAAAACCCGCGAGTTTGTCGCCGTTCTTGGCACCCTCGGCCTGACCGGAACCACCTTGGTGATTGTGGCATCGCCGGATGCCCAGTTGGACCGCGCATCCCGCAACGTGCTCGGGGTTGAGGTGACGACCGGGGCCGTCATCAACACCTATGACGTGCTCCGCTTTGACAAGCTGGTGTTCACCCGCGCGGCCTTTGAGCAGCTCGAGGCCCGCATCAGCAAGAAGATCCAGCACTGATCCCCCCGCCATGAACGCCTACGACATCATCAAGACGGTTCGTGTCACCGAGAAGGGGACGCTACAGACCGAGCGGTTCAATCAATATACGCTGGTGGCCGACCGGCGGGCGTCCGCCCCCCAGATCAAACGTGCGGTGGAGGAGTTGTTCAAGGTCACCGTCCTGCGGGTGAACACGCTCCAGGTGCGGGGCAAGGCCCGACGGCAGTCCACGAAGGCTGCCGGGCGCGATGCCGACTGGAAGAAGGCGATTGTGACCCTCAAGAAGGGGGATCGCATCGAGCTTGCCTGAGACGGAGTCCCCGGGGAGGGCCTCCTGACTGGATATGGCGTCCCTCACTGGGGACGCCGTTTTCATTGATGGATCCCTCCAAGTCGGACGCGGTGCTTCCGCCGTTTTCGGGTGCGAGTTTCGGGCGGATTGCGACTCTGGGCCGCGCGTGACTGTACCGCTGCCACCGACACCTGCGGGGGAGGATCCCACCGCCTGGATCGTCGGGCTGCGTCCGGATCTCAACGGATCGCGTCGCGCGCTTCCGGCGGACCGGCCGCAGGGTTGGATCGAGGAAGTTGAGCCGGACGACTCCGGAGAGGCGGTGCGGTTCCTCACGGTGTTTCTCACCAACCGGGAATGCCCGTGGCGTTGCCTGATGTGTGATTTGTGGCACCACACCACCCTGGAGCCCGTGCCCCCCGGCGCGATCGTGACGCAAATTCGCACGGCCAGGCTCGGCAGGGGAGACGTCCCGGGCCTCAAGCTCTACAACGCGGGATCCTTTTTTGATGCCGGTGCAGTCCCACTCGCGGACCATGACGCGATCGCGTCCGAGATCGGCACGCACCGCCGGGTGGTGGTCGAGTGTCATCCCCGGCTGGTCGGTCCCCGCATCCCGACGTTTGCCGGGAAGATCAATCCTGCGGCGCTCGAGGTGGCTCTGGGACTGGAGACCGTCCATCCCGAGGTGCTGTCCCGGCTGAACAAGCGGATCCGCGTTGCCGACTTCGTCCGGGCCTCGAAGTCCCTTCGGAGCGACGGCGTCGCCGTCAGGGCCTTCGTGCTGGTCAAACCTCCATTCCTGGATGAAGACGCGGCCCTGGAGTGGGCGGTGCGGTCGTCGGAGGTGGCGTTGGAAGCGGGCGCCGGCGTCGTCTCCCTGATTCCAACGCGTGGGGGCGAGGGCGCGCTTCGTGAGCTGGAGCGACTCGGACTGTTCCGCGAGCCAGGGCTGGCGTTGATCGAGGAGGCCTTCGACCGGGTGATGGCCCTGGGTCGAGGACGGGTGTTCATGGACCTCTGGGAACTCGACCGGTTCGGCGCGCATGAGACCGGATTCCTGGAGCGCCGGGACCGGATGGAGCGCATGAACCGCCTGCAGCAGATCCTGCCGCGGATCGGTGCCGCGGCCGCCGCACCCGCGGTCACCCGTGACTCATGACCTCCGCCACATCGGCGGCAAAGGCCCGGACGTCTGATTCGGCGGTGTCCCAGGAGCACATCAGCCGGCAGCCGCCCTCGCCGATGAAGTTGTAGAACAGCCATCCGCGGGCGTGCAGGGCCTGGATGGCCCGCTTGGGGAGTTCAATGAAGACGGCGTTGGCCTCCCTGGGAAAGAGGATGGTCACGCCGGGAATTGGCGAAAGCAGTTCGTGCATCAGCGCCGCCATGGTGTTGGCGTGGGAGGCATGGCGCAGCCAGACGTCGTCCTTCAGCATCCCCACCCACGGGGCCGCCACGAAACGCATCTTGGAACAAAGCTGTCCGCCCTGTTTTGCCCGGTAGTCGAACTCCCGCGCGAGCTCCCGGTTGAAGAACACCACGGCCTCGCCGACATGGATGCCGTTTTTGGTGCCCCCGAAGCACAGGACATCCACCCCGGCCTGCCAGGTGATCTCCCGCGGCGCGACCCGGAGCGTGGCCACGGCGTTGGCGAACCGGGCACCGTCCATGTGCAGCCGGAGCCCGTGCTTCTTGGCCATCGCACCAATCGCCCGCAGTTCGGCGGGCGTGTACACGGTCCCGACCTCGGTGCCCTGCGTCACACTGACCAGCCGGGGCTTGGGGTAATGAATGTCGGTCCGCCGCAGGACTGCCTCCTCGATGCCGTCCGGGGTGAGTTTGCCGTTGGCCCCGGGAAGCAGGAGCAGCTTGGAGCCATTGGCAAAGAACTCGGGGGCACCGCACTCGTCCTTTTCGACGTGGGCCACCTCGTGGCACAGGACGCTGTGGTAGCTCTGGCAGCAATGGGCGAGGGCGAGCGAATTGGCCGCGGTGCCGTTGAAGACAAAGAACACCTCGCAGGGCGTCTCGAACAACTGACGGATCCGGTCGGCTGCACGTTGGGTCCATGGGTCATTCCCGTAGGCGGGGGCGTGTCCACGGTTGGCTTCCTCAAGGGCCGCCCACGCCTCCGGGGCAATTCCGGCGTAGTTGTCGGAGGCGAAGTGTCGGCGGATGGGCACCGGTTCCTGCGGAAGGTCAGCAGGAGCCTGGGAGGTCCGGGTGGTGGGATCCGGGGCGGCGGTCATGACGTTTCTGGAGACTCGGCGAGTTTGCGGTACAGGGTGGCGAGACTGATGTCGAGCAGCCGTGCCGCCGCCTCCTTGTCCCCGTTGGCGAAGGCGACGGCGTGCCGCAGGTAGCTCGTTTCGTGGTCTCTCAGGAATTTCTTAAGGCTGACGAGACCGTTGGTCTGCGGGTGAGGCTCGGAGTCCGTGGCGGGCTGGGATACCACCGGCCCGGTCCCCGCTCCAGGTCCGGGCCCGACCGCGGCTCCAACCGGTGTCGCCGTTTCAGCGGCCTGTTGCGCCTCCTGTCCATCATCCGCCGGGGCGCAGGCCTGGACGACCGGGGGCAGGTCGGCGACCTGGATCAAGGGAGTGTCGGCAAGGATGGCGGCCCGCTCAATATAGTTGGCGAGTTCCCGCACGTTGCCGGGCCAACGGTAGGCGGTCAGCGCCGCGAGGGCACGCCGGGTCACCCGGAAGGGCTGATCGGACCGGAGATGGACCCGGTCCTTCAGGAAATGGGCGACCAGCATGGGGAGGTCGTCGGGCCGTTCCCGCAGCGGTGGCAGCGCGATCGGGACCACGTTGAGCCGGTAATACAGGTCCTCCCGGAACCGTCCGTCCCGAACCAGCGTCTCCAGGTTTTCGTTGGTCGCGGCGATCACCCGGACATCCACCGCGACCGCGGTGTTGTCGCCGACGCGGCGCACTTCCTTGTCCTGAAGCACCCGGAGCAGGCGGCTCTGGAGCTGGGGCGGCATGGTGCCGATTTCGTCCAGGAACAGCGTGCCGCCAGCCGCCTCCTGGAACAGCCCATCCTTGTCCGACACCGCCCCGGTGAACGCCCCCTTGCGATGGCCGAACAATTCGGACTCCAGCAGATTTTCGGGCAGGGCGGAGCAATTGATCGGTACAAAGGGGGCCGCGGCCCGGTTGGAGTTGTAGTGGAGCGCGCGGGCGATCAGTTCCTTGCCGGTGCCGCTCTCGCCCAGCACCAGCACCGTGGTGGGGGTGTCCGCCACCTTTTCCACCAGACGGAAGACTTCCTGCATCCGGGGGCTGGCGCCGATGATCTGCGAGAAGCGGTACTGCCGGCGCAACTCCTTGCGCAGTTCCGTGTTCTCGGCGACAGCGGCCGTGTAGCTCAGCGCCCGGCGCACACAGAGCCGGAGGTCTCCGAGGTTGAAGGGCTTTCGCAGGAAATCGAACGCCCCGAGCTTCATCGCATCCACCGCGTTCTCCACCGTCCCGAAGCCGCTGATGACAATCACGGCGGGCGGCGGTGAGAGCTCACGGACCTTTCGGAGAATGTCGAGGCCGTGCGGACGCGTCTTGTCGAGATACAGGTCGGTGATCACCAGTTCCGGGCGCCGGGAGGCCAGCGCCTCGATCACTCCGGAGTAGTTGGTGAACGGGAGCACCTCGTGCCCGTCGGCACGCAGCACCTCGGCGACCATCTGCACCATGGTCATCTCGTCGTCCACGAGGAGGATCGTCGCCACGGCGGCACGTTACGGCATGCGGGAGACACTCCAAGCCCGAAGGCGTCCCGGGCGGGGGATTCGGGGCCGGCGGGGCCACCGGACGCCGCATTGCGGATGGCGGAGGCACGCGGGCTGCGGCACGCTGCACCGGTGCAGGGAGTTGTCGCCATCGTCGGTCGTCCCAATGTGGGCAAGTCGGCATTATTCAACCGGATCGCCGGACGCCGGATCGCCATCGTGCATGATCAGCCCGGAGTCACCCGGGACCGCGTCATGGCCGAGGCGGAGTGGTCCGGACGCCCGTTCCTGCTTGTGGACACCGGCGGGATCGGACTCCGGCCCGGCGAACGGGCCGATGACGTGATCGCCAGCGCCGCACTCGATCAGGTCGGGATCGCCCTGGAATCCGCGCAGGTGATCCTCCTGGTGGTGAACGTGCAGGAAGGGATGGTGCCGCTGGACCTCGAAGTGGCCCAACGACTCCGCGGAACCCACAAGCCGGTGCTGGTGGTCGCCAACAAGGCCGACAACCCATCACTGGAGGAAACCGCCGCGGAATTTGCCCGCCTGGGTTTCGAGACCGTGCATCCCGTCAGCGCCATCCATGGCATGGGGTTGGATGCCCTGCTGGCCGACGTCACGTCGCGGCTGCCTCGGCCTGAGGGATCCGAGGATTCCGGGGCCGCAGCCGGCTCCGCGGAAATTCCGGACCCGGCATCCGTGGCTCCCGGGGCCCCGGACGCCCGGGGGCTCATGGGACGCCGGGGACGCCCGGTGCGGCTGGCGATTGTCGGTCGGCCCAACGTGGGCAAGTCGTCCATCATCAATGCCCTGACCGGATCCGAGCGCGTGATTGTCAGCCCGATTCCGGGCACCACCCGGGATGCCGTGGATGTTCCCTTCGAGGTGACCACCGGCGATCGCCGCGAGGCCTATGTGCTGATTGACACGGCCGGGTTGCGCAAGGCCCGCAGGGTTGCGGACACGATCGAATACTTCAGTGCGGAGCGCACCCGCGACGCCATCGAGCGGGCCGACATCGTCCTGCTGGTGGTGGATGCCGAGACGCACATCGTCGAGCAGGACAAGAAGATCGCCGACCTGATCACGGGCGCCCGTCGGGCCTGCATCGTGGTCGTCAACAAGTGGGACCTGGTCTCCGACGCCGTGAAGCAGGCGCAGGAGGCGGAGTTTGGCCGCCGCCGTCGCGAGACCTCCTTTGGCCGGCCGCAGAAACGCGTCACGCTCGGCGACTTTGGGGATTGGGTGCATGAACAACTGTTCTTCCTCGATTATGCGCCGGTGATCTTCACCTCGGCACACGACGGGTTTCAGCTGGACCGCCTGCTGGAGGCGGTGCGCTACGTCGCCGCGCAGTTGGAGCAGCGGGTGCCCACCGCCCTGCTCAACCGCACATTGGGCGAGGCCATCACGCGACGGCAGCCGGTCAGTCCCTTGGGACACCGCCTGAAATTCTTTTATGCCACCCAGGTCCGCCTGGCACCGCCGACGTTCCTGGCCTTCGTCAACCGCGACGAGCACTTCAGCCCCGCGTATGGGAAATACCTGACCGGGGAGTTGCGACGTGCCTTCGGGTACGAGGGTTGCCCCATCGTGATCGTGCCGCGGGCACGACCCAAGACGATCGAGGCCATCCGCGGCAAGCGCTCGTCGCCGAAGCGCAAAACCGGAGTGACGGCAGGCCGTGGGTCTGGGAAACCGGTCCATTCCCCCACGCGCAGGGGCGGCAACCGGCGTGACCGGGCCGGCAGTGTGCCAAAACGCCGGGCCGGGGGACGGAGCGGTCCGCGTCGGACCGGTTGAGCCTCAGCGGCCACCGGATGCCGGCCCGGCCGCATTGAACGCCGCACGGATCCGTTCGACCCGTCTCCGGTTGGTCCCAAGGTCCGAATAGCCGACCCGGGATGCGGACCGCACGTGAATCACGGATTTTTCGGCATCCAGGCGGAATTCCACGTCGTCCACAAACCGCAGCAGTCTTGTGCGGCAGATGACACGCAGGTGGCCTGGGTCGCCGCGGACCTCAGTGGTTCCGGGGAACGAGAGCACAACGCGCCGGAGTCGTTCCATTGCGGCCTCCGGGGGTCCGGTGAATGCGAGAGGAGGAATCTGGTGCGCGGGATCCGGGTCCTCGCTGCAAACACAGTTCGGAGTCGGGGGGCAGGGGGGCAGGGGATCCCTCGCGGGTGTCATGGAGGCGGGCGGGGTCATCAGCGTGAGGATCAGCCGGGACGCGAGCATCCCGACCAGCACGACCAGGACCAGGACCCCTCGCTTCCAGCGCACAGCGGACCTTGGGGCCGGCGGGCCGGCATTGCACGTGGCGATCCTGATGGTGGCGAAGGAAGTTCCTGCCTGACGCCATCGCCCCCGCAGTGTTCGTCTCGCCGCGGCGCAGGGGCGTGACACCGGCTGGCGGGCTGGGGTTCACTGCGCCGGTGTCCACGGAAGTCCAGGAACCCCGGCTCGTCCTGTCCGCGGCCGAGGAGGCGTTTGAGCGGTGGCGCCGTCGTGCCGGCCTGGTGGTCGCCCCGCTGGTGTTTGGCGTGCTTTGGTTCTGTCCGGTGGGCGGTGTATCCCCGCAGGCCGACCGCCTGCTGGCCATCCTCGGCCTGGTGGTCGTGCTGTGGATGACCGAAGCGCTGCCGATGGCGGTCACGGCGTTGCTGGGTCCGACGCTGTGCGTGCTGGCCGGCATTGCCCCCGCCCAGGAGGTGTTCCGTCCGTTCGCGGATCCGATCATCTTCCTGTTCATGGGGAGCTTCATGCTGGTGGAGGCCATGATGAAGCACGGGCTCAACCGCCGGCTCGCGTTTCTGTTCCTTGGGATGCGGAGCATTGCGGAGAGTCCGCTCCGGCTCTACGCGGCGTTCGGATTCATCGCCGTCTTCCTTTCCATGTGGGTGTCCAATGCGGCCACCACCGCCATGCTCCTGCCGATCGGGATTGCCATTGCGACCGAGGTCGCGCGGCGTGAATCGGTGCGCCGTGGCGTAACCCTCGAGTTCACCCGGCTCCCGCTGGCCACCGGTCTCATGCTGCTGACGGCCTTTGGCGCCTCGGTGGGCGGTCTGGCCACCCCCATCGGGACGCCGCCCAACCTGATCGGCATCGGGATGATCGAGCGGATGCTGGGCACCCGGCTTTCGTTTGTGGAATGGATGCGGGTGGGGCTGCCGGTATCCCTCGTCCTGGGGGTGTTTCTTGTGGTGAATTTCCATCGGCGCTGCGCCGTGCCGGCATCGTCGCTCCAGGGCGGTGCCGCATGGCTGGCGGCCGAGAATGCGCGCCTGGGTCCCTGGACTCCGGGCCAACGGAACGTGCTGATCGTCTTTGGTGCGGCCGTCTGCTGCTGGCTGATCCCGGGCGTGCTGACCCTCGTCCTGGGCGCGACTGCCCCGGCGATCCGTTCCTTCAATGCCCGGATGCCCGAGAGCATGGTGGCCCTCTGTGCCGCGCTGGTGCTGTTTGCCTGGCCTCTGGACTGGCGGGAGGCGCGGTTCACGCTGTCGTGGACGGACGCGGTGAAAATTGACTGGGGGACGATCTTTCTGTTCGCCGGGGGCATGGCGCTTGGGGAACAGATGTTCTCCACCGGACTGGCCCGCTGGGTGGGCGATGGCCTTGCGGGGATCTTCCAGGCCCGAACGGCGCTGGGCATGACGCTGTTGTTCACCGCGGTGGCCATCGTGACCAGCGAAGCCACCTCGAACACCGCCTCCGCCACCATGGTGGTTCCCGTGGCCATCGCGGTTGCCCAGGCGGCCGGTGTGGATCCCATGCAACCGGCCTTGGGCGCCTGCATCGGGGCTTCCATGGGGTTCCTTCTCCCCGTGTCCACCGGCCCCAACGCCATCGTGTACGGGTCCGGGTGCGTCCCGCTGGTGCAGATGATGCGTCACGGCATCCTCCTCGACCTGTTCGGGTTCGTGGTGATCGTCGCCGTGGTCACCCTCCTGTCCCCATCGTGAGTTCCTCCAGCCTGTGGTCAACGGCCCCTTTTCATGTCCCGCCATCCCCGCCCGCATGAAGGGCCCTGCCCCGGCGCTGCAGCGTGGCGTGCAGGGCATCCCCGAGGCGGCCCTGATCCGCCCGCGGGCCAGGAGGATGGTGTTGCAGGGACGTAGAGGGCCCCTTGCATCCTGGTGCATTCAAACAGGCTGAAGCCTCCCGGTCTCGCTGGGCCAGGGCAAGCCCGGCACCGGGCCGTGATTCGAGCGGACCAACGCGTCGCCGTCCCGGTCTGGTGCCTCTTGACCGCAAGTCGCCCCGGGTCATGGTGGGTGGAGAATGGAGAACCTCAGTGGCACTGCGAACGGTCCGGTATGGAGCGAATTTCGTGCAGCGTTGGCGGTTCTGGCTGCACTGACGCTGGCAGGATGCGCCTTGGTGGGTCCCTCGACAAAATCCGAGAAGTCCGAATCCGAGGTTTCCATACTGCTCGAGGATTGCCCGGGTCCCGTCCAGGCCGCGTTGCTCGCCGAGGCCTACAAGGCAGGCGGCGTGATCGGCGAGATTGAGCGTGAGACCGAATCCGATGGCTCCGTGGTGTACGAGGGAACGGTAATGCTCCCCGGCGGCGGCGAGGTTGAGGTGGAGGTGACTCCGGATGGCCGGGTGCTGGAGGTGGAGGTGGAATCGCCCCAGCCCCGACGCCCGGGAGTCGGAGCAATGGGGTCGAACCTGCACTATTGACTTAAGGGACGGGCGCACGAGGACCCTCGAATACCGCGCCCCGCGCAGTTTGGGAGCATCGCGACGTTTCAAAACATCCCGCGGCTTAATCAAGACCTCCCCGCCGTTGCCCCGACTCACCACGTGACTCCACGATCCGGCAAGATTTACCCGCAACGGTCGAGCAATGTGGTGAGACTGCATACGCACCGCGATGTGTCAATGTTGCAGATCTGACCCCATTGCCCCCCACCTTGGGAACTGATCAGCCGCAGCCGGCTCCACCTGGTTCAACCTCAGGCGTCGCCCCCCCAGCGCGAAGACCTCCCGGCGACCCGCCAAGCCCTCATAAACCCCCGATTTGACTCCCGGGACCCCAATCCCCCTCCCAGCCCCAGACCTCCAGCTCGTTCCCCCCAATGCCCGCAGGGCAATTCCTGCTTCTGGGCCATCTAACAGAAACTTTTCGCTTGCAGAAGCAAACGTACTCTGATGCATTGCTCCCGGCTTCATTGAAGTTTGTAAACCCGGATACTCAAAGTAACCCAACGCCCACCGCATGAGCCCGCACCTCCGCCCCGCACCTCCGCCCCGCACCTCCGGCATGGCCGCGATTGGTCATGCTTCTCGCCGCTACGGTCCTCTATCTGCCCATAGACGCGGCTACGATCGAGTACTGGGTCAAACCTCCTGGAAGTGGTAGCGGAGGGAACGGGAGCAGCGAACAGAAAGCCGCGGTTTACAGCGGCACTGAGCTTCATGACAAACTTTCCTCGAACCTCGGCGATGATCTTGTCATCTATTTCCTTCCAGGCGACTACCTGATCAGCAGCGTTGGCTCGGCGCAAAGCATCCCGCTCTACTGCGATGTCAATGCCAATGTTGCCAATCGCTCCGTCAGTCTCATCGGAAAGCCCCATCCCACCACGGGAGCCCGGCCGCGGCTGATCCTGTCCACAGCCATCCAAAGCAGCGTCTGGACCGCGTCGATCGCCCACCACACACTGATCACCACTCCCACTTATCCCGACGGGCGCAAATCGTATTTGAAGCATGTCTCGATTCACGATTTGGACCTTGATGGAAACTTCCCGGCCCTCGGAGCGTGGACTTCGGAAGCCAACGCTACCGGATACAAATCGTTCGCAATTGATGTCGCCGCAGAATCGGGTTGGTTTAAAAACCTGAGAGTGCGGAACTTCGGTGCCGTCGGGCTTGTACCGAATTCGTACATCCATGTGACGGCCGGAGTGGAGGCATTTCCCGTTGTCTTCAATACGGTGCTCACCTCCTCGAATCAGACCGTCAACGGGACCCCGTTCTGCTGGATCGTCGAAGACTGTGAGGTCTCGGACTTCCACTCGGTACATGGCGGTTACGGGACGATGATCATGGCCAATGCCTACCAGGCCGCGCAGGGTTCCCTGACGGATAACCCCCGGGTGGTGATCCGGCGTTGTCAAGTCCGGGTCAATCAGCATGCCATTGGCTTCGGATCCGCCGGAACGTGCTCGGGCAGCGAATGTAAACGCCCGTTTCCAAATACCGCGAACCTTCCGGGTGGGCCGTCGGGCCGGATTCGGTTCCATGACAATGTCGTTCTTGGCACCGGGACGGGATTCAACACGGATACGGGCTGGTTGGGTCCCATTTTCTTCGACAACAACGCGTTCCTCGACACAGCCATTATGGGTAGCTTCGGCGAAGCCGGTACGAATCCGAGCAATCCGTCTCCCCATGACAGCTATCGCCTCCGCGAGAACCTGGTGCGCCTCCGGGGTCGGCCGGTTGCCAAAACATGGACCGACATCACCATGGCCAACTATCCAAACCACGCCACAGATCCGAACTTGGGACTCGGACGATTCCATCACGAAGAATCGCCGGCGAATTCCTTGTCCCATGGACTGATGATCAAGGGCACAGCCGGCAATATCCTGTTGGAGAAGAATCGCTTCACCACCTGGCCCAAGGGGAATTTCTATCTCCCAGCACCGGACTCCAACGATCATGAAAACTATCGGCTGGTCTGGAAGATTCCGGGTGGGCAGAACATCAACAGTTGGATCTACTCCAGGGTTCGCGCAGCGGTTCAACCCATGACGTTCACTGACAACCGCCTTTCGAAGAGCAGCTACGATTTTGGGACCCTCAATGTTGGTACGAGCTTCGACAATCTGAATTCTGAAACGGAATCCTCATTGACGCACACTTCCAGCTCCCCTCACGCGGCCGACCACCTGAACCTGAAGATTCCGTCCATCATCCTGCCGGCAAGCGGGGCCTTCGATCCACGCGGCACGTTGGGACGGGTCCATCTGAATCTCACAGGTGGCACAGATCTGGAATCGGTTCAGGAAATTCAAATCGGTCAGCCGGTCTATAATTCGGGCACCGCCACCCTCACGGTTCCGGGTCGCGTCGTCCGGCATGTGATTCCTCGGGGAGGCATCGTGGGTGGGACGGCGGCAGTGTCCGAGGTCCCCGTGCGGCTTCGGTACGAGCGACGCGCGGAGAACTTCACAGAGGCGACGATGGTCAGCCTCGCGGCAATCAATTCAAGCACCAGCGGACTCGTCACCTTCAA
The DNA window shown above is from Verrucomicrobiia bacterium and carries:
- the der gene encoding ribosome biogenesis GTPase Der — encoded protein: MAEARGLRHAAPVQGVVAIVGRPNVGKSALFNRIAGRRIAIVHDQPGVTRDRVMAEAEWSGRPFLLVDTGGIGLRPGERADDVIASAALDQVGIALESAQVILLVVNVQEGMVPLDLEVAQRLRGTHKPVLVVANKADNPSLEETAAEFARLGFETVHPVSAIHGMGLDALLADVTSRLPRPEGSEDSGAAAGSAEIPDPASVAPGAPDARGLMGRRGRPVRLAIVGRPNVGKSSIINALTGSERVIVSPIPGTTRDAVDVPFEVTTGDRREAYVLIDTAGLRKARRVADTIEYFSAERTRDAIERADIVLLVVDAETHIVEQDKKIADLITGARRACIVVVNKWDLVSDAVKQAQEAEFGRRRRETSFGRPQKRVTLGDFGDWVHEQLFFLDYAPVIFTSAHDGFQLDRLLEAVRYVAAQLEQRVPTALLNRTLGEAITRRQPVSPLGHRLKFFYATQVRLAPPTFLAFVNRDEHFSPAYGKYLTGELRRAFGYEGCPIVIVPRARPKTIEAIRGKRSSPKRKTGVTAGRGSGKPVHSPTRRGGNRRDRAGSVPKRRAGGRSGPRRTG
- a CDS encoding DUF1499 domain-containing protein, giving the protein MTPPASMTPARDPLPPCPPTPNCVCSEDPDPAHQIPPLAFTGPPEAAMERLRRVVLSFPGTTEVRGDPGHLRVICRTRLLRFVDDVEFRLDAEKSVIHVRSASRVGYSDLGTNRRRVERIRAAFNAAGPASGGR
- a CDS encoding DASS family sodium-coupled anion symporter produces the protein MSTEVQEPRLVLSAAEEAFERWRRRAGLVVAPLVFGVLWFCPVGGVSPQADRLLAILGLVVVLWMTEALPMAVTALLGPTLCVLAGIAPAQEVFRPFADPIIFLFMGSFMLVEAMMKHGLNRRLAFLFLGMRSIAESPLRLYAAFGFIAVFLSMWVSNAATTAMLLPIGIAIATEVARRESVRRGVTLEFTRLPLATGLMLLTAFGASVGGLATPIGTPPNLIGIGMIERMLGTRLSFVEWMRVGLPVSLVLGVFLVVNFHRRCAVPASSLQGGAAWLAAENARLGPWTPGQRNVLIVFGAAVCCWLIPGVLTLVLGATAPAIRSFNARMPESMVALCAALVLFAWPLDWREARFTLSWTDAVKIDWGTIFLFAGGMALGEQMFSTGLARWVGDGLAGIFQARTALGMTLLFTAVAIVTSEATSNTASATMVVPVAIAVAQAAGVDPMQPALGACIGASMGFLLPVSTGPNAIVYGSGCVPLVQMMRHGILLDLFGFVVIVAVVTLLSPS
- a CDS encoding PepSY domain-containing protein — translated: MENLSGTANGPVWSEFRAALAVLAALTLAGCALVGPSTKSEKSESEVSILLEDCPGPVQAALLAEAYKAGGVIGEIERETESDGSVVYEGTVMLPGGGEVEVEVTPDGRVLEVEVESPQPRRPGVGAMGSNLHY